In Solanum pennellii chromosome 3, SPENNV200, a single window of DNA contains:
- the LOC107013215 gene encoding F-box/kelch-repeat protein At3g06240-like, whose amino-acid sequence MWNCIVGSVNGLICFENINPEVHTIYLTNPFINKYLILPPSTIHSDDSELQFRKMCIGFGYHERTDDFKVVRIGFIDHVWLNEEYNYEEVGGYDFECRAEIFSLNTKVWKALDLSHDFCYNRVDLFSGVVVNEYMHWKAIKSNTYENKMVILTFHMGDETFQDIECPIFYDGEEINQSIYLGEFRGKLGFLRSYPVKLEQPCYIWTMEEYGEMNSWTCQTIIVPSLPIQYPLAFTKNGQIIIRDKYDNIFSYDYNTNQLLDLHIQDDEHAMNFIDYTESLVLVDLNDDPMEESVAEFDEDINMEHVISMIDNDDPQGDTFMDDEN is encoded by the exons ATGTGGAATTGTATTGTGGGTTCAGTTAATGGTCTAATTTGTTTCGAAAATATTAATCCTGAGGTTCATACTATATATTTGACTAATCCATTTATAAACAAGTACTTGATCCTTCCCCCTTCAACTATTCATAGTGATGATTCTGAGCTTCAATTTAGGAAAATGTGTATAGGTTTTGGTTATCATGAAAGGACCGATGATTTTAAGGTTGTTCGTATTGGATTTATTGATCATGTTTGGTTAAATGAAGAATATAATTATGAAGAGGTTGGTGGATATGATTTTGAGTGTAGGGCTGAGATATTTTCACTAAATACCAAGGTTTGGAAAGCACTTGATTTGAGTCATGATTTTTGCTACAATAGAGTTGATTTATTTTCAGGAGTTGTTGTTAATGAATATATGCATTGGAAGGCTATTAAGAGCAAcacttatgaaaataaaatggttATTTTGACATTTCATATGGGGGATGAAACATTTCAAGATATTGAATGTCCAATATTTTATGATGGAGAGGAGATTAATCAATCTATATATCTTGGTGAATTTAGAGGTAAACTTGGATTTCTTAGATCATATCCAGTAAAGTTGGAACAACCTTGTTACATTTGGACAATGGAGGAGTATGGTGAAATGAATTCTTGGACTTGTCAAACTATTATTGTACCTAGCTTGCCAATTCAATATCCCTTGGCTTTTACAAAAAATGGACAAATTATAATTAGAGATAAATATGACAACATATTTAGCTATGATTACAACACTAATCAACTCCTTGATTTACATATACAAGATGATGAGCATGCTATGAATTTTATTGACTATACTGAAAGCTTAGTTTTGGTTGATCTTAATGATGATCCAATGGAGGAGAGTGTTGCTGAATTTGATGAGGACATTAATATGGAACAT GTGATCAGCATGATCGATAATGATGATCCTCAAGGTGATACTTTTATGGATGATGAAAATTAG